One Esox lucius isolate fEsoLuc1 chromosome 1, fEsoLuc1.pri, whole genome shotgun sequence genomic region harbors:
- the LOC105031652 gene encoding olfactory receptor 51I1-like — MSSIKNIIMQNTSIVRPQYFFITGFHDIPHNFVIIYYIFLCIAFIVSVSGNSTVICIIFTKRSLHVPKYIGILNLALADLGESSALIPNLIKTFLFDSQYISYDACMANMFFVYFFGCLQALCLVVLACDRLVAICLPLRYNTLLTNATMSAMITGVWVADVVVIGTMTVLVTRLSYCKTIVIDSYFCDHGCLYRMACNDNSVNNIIANVCMVLFLHAPLIFIVLSYVCILFALFRITTWEGRVRALKTCVSHILVVAVYFLTLISTFIAALTDALHPNTRIFCLSLASVIPSMLNPIIYVLNTDEMKEFLKKMLHKKISRILPRN, encoded by the coding sequence ATGAGCTCCATTAAGAACATCATCATGCAAAACACCTCTATTGTACGCCCTCAATATTTCTTCATTACTGGCTTCCATGACATTCCTCATAATTTCGTcataatttattatatattcTTGTGCATTGCCTTTATTGTTTCTGTTTCTGGGAACTCCACTGTCATTTGTATTATATTCACTAAACGCAGTCTTCACGTCCCAAAGTATATTGGCATTTTAAACCTGGCCTTGGCTGACTTAGGTGAGAGCAGTGCACTAATTCCTAATCTGATTAAGACCTTTCTTTTTGATTCACAGTACATCAGCTATGACGCATGTATGGCCAATATGTTCtttgtgtatttctttggttGTTTGCAGGCTTTATGTCTTGTTGTTCTGGCATGTGATAGGTTAGTTGCTATATGCTTGCCTCTACGATATAACACGCTGCTCACTAACGCTACCATGTCTGCCATGATTACAGGGGTGTGGGTAGCCGATGTGGTCGTTATTGGCACAATGACAGTTTTGGTCACTAGACTGTCTTACTGTAAAACCATTGTTATTGACAGTTATTTCTGTGATCATGGTTGTCTCTACAGAATGGCCTGCAATGACAATTCAGTCAATAACATCATTGCAAATGTATGTATGGTACTATTCCTTCATGCACCTTTAATTTTCATAGTCCTGTCCtatgtctgtattttatttgccCTGTTTAGAATTACTACCTGGGAGGGTCGTGTAAGGGCTCTAAAGACGTGTGTGTCACACATTCTAGTAGTCGCAGTTTATTTTCTTACACTTATATCTACTTTCATTGCTGCACTAACTGATGCTCTGCATCCCAATACCAGaattttctgtttgtctcttgCTTCGGTTATCCCTTCCATGCTGAATCCAATCATTTATGTTTTGAATACTGATGAAATGAAAGAGTTTTTGAAGAAAATGCTCCATAAGAAAATCTCTAGGATATTACCAAGAAATTGA